The genomic segment GGGAGGACATCGCAGAAGAAGTGGTTGATTTTATTTGGTCTGCGGAAGGGTAACATGAATATGGCTGCCATTTGCATACATGCCACCAAGTTACCCACGAACCACACCACAGCTGCCAAGCTTAGGGTGACCTTTCTGCTCATGATGAATGAGTAACGCATAGGGTTGCATATGGCAACGTACCGGTCATAGGACATAACAGTCAGCAGGCCACGCTCCGTGCTGCCAAAGAAAAGGTAGAAGCACAGCCCAGGAAAGAGATAGCCTGCCTCTCTGACAGGAGGTTGGTCAGGGTCTTAGGGATGACCACTGAAGTGTAGCAGATCTCCAAGACTGACAAGTTCCTAGGGAAGAAATACATGGGGGTGATGAGGGCCAGGTCAGCAACCATGACAGCGATGATGAGGCCATTTCCTATCAGTGTGATGAGGTAGATGAGTAAAATGAGGACAAAAAGAAGGGGCTGCAAATGCTGGAGGTCTGAGAAGCCGAGAAAGATAAACTGTCACTGCAGTTAGGTTTTCCTCCATAGCTCGGTCCCGTTGAGACCACATATGTATTTAGATACCTCTCAGGGGTTTGCATGGTATCtcatgatagatagatagattagatacaCAATCAGTTTCACCCCATCCCCTTTCTCATCTCTCTGCGTGCACACAGATCAGGTGTCCGGTCTCTTGGATCTTATTCATCTCTGGTTGGTGATTCTGACACCCGTCCCACACTCACCTCAGGAACGGGCATTGGCAGCTGCTCTGTCCGCTCCAGAGGAGCAGCTGGGCCACACCTGAACGGCGCTGCGACCCTGCACGCTTGGTCGCAATGCCTGGAGTGTGGGGCTTGGCCCAGCCCTTCAGGACAGGCACTGCAGGAGCCCCCTCTGCAGGGTGAGTCATGGACACACAAAAAAAGTCATGAACCAATAGGAAAATCACAGTGTTTGTGACTTCTTTCCCATTGTCACAGACATGCAGCCCTACAAATGATTATTAAAGAGCACCCCCATATTTGTCcccacttccctacctcacacagTGCCATCCCATTAATGAGAATGAGATACCAGAGTGTTTATCGAAAAGGCACTAGACAAACCAACAACAAACAGCCCATACACATAGCTGGTCCCGTCTAATCTTACATTTCACTGCCAGCTAATGTGGTTAGATTTACCTCTCACGTTACTGGAACACagctggaccaatttctgttctTCTAGACAAACAAGATTCTCCGGTGTGTCTGTGGGACTCTCAAATCTCAGTGAGAAGAGAGAGAATCCTGTAGATGAAGATattttaggtgcctttgaaaatgacATTGTAAATAGAGTTGATAGGCAGATAGATGAGTCATTCATTAACATTAGTTACCTTGATAGAAAGAAATTATGCACAGTACCTTTGAtaagacagagagaaagaaatgaagGACAATTCTGTAGATTCTGTACGAGTAAATTAGATTGAGTGAttagatgagagagagagtgaaagaggTTGCTCTATTTTTCCTTCAATTCTGGAGATAATCTTGTTTGTCTAGAagaacagaaattggtccaggtGTGTTCCAGTAACGTGAGAGGTAAATCTAACCACATAAGCTGGCAGTGAAGTGTAAGATTAGACGGGACCAGCTATGTGTATGGGCTCTTTGtcgtcgtccagtcccagcatctggcagtcagaggcttagatCATCTGTAAGCATCAGCCATAGGAGGTAATGACAGATAATAAGTGTCCACGCTGGGTTTTACAGAGTGGAGGTAAGGAAGAACAGATCTCTGTGTTCTGTTCCTAACTGCTCCCTTGACTGTGTTAACTAAAAGGTTTGGGCTCTACATGTTATATCAGGGACGCCTATTAGTTTGGGCTCCTGGGtaaagctgggcaaaatttttctgacaaataatttatttgtcaaaaaacacagtttcagggtaaccaaaactattcatgaattcaggtcaaatttggtgaatagttttggctgaaaaaaaatcagctcatTTTGACAGttactaaatgaaacattttgacctttttttccaaaatgactttttttagaTGGTTAactagctttattttaaaaacaaacaaaatggtaaaataataataataattaataacaacctCACCCcaagaacaaaatgaaacaaacaaaagaataataataattttggtcaaatgaagtattttgtttgaccaaaacaaaattaaatgtttcatttcaggttaaccaaaatgttttgtttttgtttaacccaattgttggatttttttttccatttttgagaagaaaaaaatccatttctggTTGacccaattttatttttatttttccatagtTTTGGGGTTGGCCATTGAATCAAAAAAATCAGtgattcactcagctctacttctggcttctattcccagctcagggagggaaGTGGGATCTAGTGCAAGGGGGCCCtgagtgtcaggactcctggcttctatttcCAGCTCCAGCAGGAATAAAAGTCTAATTGTTTCGAGTAGGGGACTGAGAGTGAGTACTTCTGGATTCTGTTTCTGACTCACTGTATGATTTGAGAAAATTGAGtcacctatctgtgcctcagtttacacaTCTGTATAATGCTGATTATGAAGAGGCTCACTTTCACACAAGAGATATACTGTGCCCAAATAAATGCATACattgcattttcctttttaaatgcagaacattttattttatatattctgattggtatatttttattatatttcccTTTTAAAGGCAGCTTCTTCTGCACTACGGACATGAAAGGAGTGATTTCAAAGGGGAGAGtctgactgaaaagtaaccagccagcctgtggtgagaagcatctaagttttaaGGACACcggaagtgttaagatcagcttagaatgtgttttgcttttatttcatttgaccaaatctgacttgtcgtgctttgacttataatcacttaaaatctagttttatagctaataaatctgtttattctacctgaagcggtgtgtttggtttgcagtgtgCCAGAGGCTCCCTTTGGGATAACAAGCtcggtacatatcaatttctttgttaaattgatgaactcatataagcttgcagcgtccagagggcataactggacactgcaagatggaggtccCTAGGGTTGCGTCtaggaccagagatattggcgaGTGTCATTCtattgcaagtagctgggagcagtttacatgccagaggctgtgcgcgaacagcccgggagtgggggttctcgcagcagagcagggtaaggctggctcccagagtcaaggactggagtggcctagcagatcaccggtccagacaacaccacaggggaatgtcacaccgaCCTTACAGTTCTTGTACTAATCCCCAGCTTTGCCAGTTTAgctaataatttctcatgtgataccatgtcaaatgctttactgaagtccaggtAGATGGGATCTGCCACAATTCCCTTGTCTGGTAAATCAGTTTTTTTCTCAGAGAAAAACATTAGGTTAGTCTGGCACCATCTACATTTGGTAAACCCATGTTGTGTTGTATCCCCTTTTCTGtttacctccatgaatttaattattctttcctacaAAATTTGTTCTACAGCCTGGCATACTAGTGAGGTCAGGTTAACAGGTCAGCtcactttttttccatttcttaacTATAGGTACtgcattagctattctccagtcatatggtactacCCCTAAATTGGTAGATTTGTTAAATATCCGTGCTACTGGACTTGCAATGTCAGGtaccagttctttcagtattctggggtGGAGATCATCTGGTCCCTTCGATTTGAGTGCTTTAAGCTTGTTAAGTTTTGCTTCCACCTCAGAGGTAATCATTTCCATTTCTATGCCCTCATTCTCATCAGCCATCCTGTCTCCATGCCCATGTTCCACATTATCATCTTATTGAAAAATGAAATCTTCTGCTCCCCTTCCTTCCACCCCAGACCTGACCAGTGGTcccatccagcccag from the Chelonia mydas isolate rCheMyd1 chromosome 14, rCheMyd1.pri.v2, whole genome shotgun sequence genome contains:
- the LOC102941077 gene encoding LOW QUALITY PROTEIN: olfactory receptor 10A7 (The sequence of the model RefSeq protein was modified relative to this genomic sequence to represent the inferred CDS: inserted 3 bases in 2 codons), with the translated sequence MWSQRDRAMEENLTAVTXFIFLGFSDLQHLQPLLFVLILLIYLITLIGNGLIIAVMVADLALITPMYFFPRNLSVLEICYTSVVIPKTLTNLLSERQAISFLGCXFYLFFGSTERGLLTVMSYDRYVAICNPMRYSFIMSRKVTLSLAAVVWFVGNLVACMQMAAIFMLPFRRPNKINHFFCDVLPVLRLVSTDTSLINAILPFLTMVFTIVPLILIITSYESIIWTILKMHSGEGRHKAFSTCSSHLITVILFYCSIFITYMRPSSSVSVDTDRALTLLYTVIIPTFNPIIYSLRNKEVKEALRKFLTRTNISVFS